CCGCTATAGCGTAACAATAACGGCGTAAAAGGCTGTAGCGCGCCTTTCAGGCTGGAACGTTTAGACCGTGCGCCTTTGGCGACAAGGCGCACGCGCCCCGACTCTTCCGTAAAGACGTCCAGCATCAGGCTGGTTTCGCTCCAGGGGCGACTATGCAGGACAAATGCGCGCTGCCACCCTTCCATCATACCCGGCACCTTTCAGGTTGCAGGTGCGCTGGCCGCCAGGCTACCCGGTGCTGCTGGCAGCGTTCAAATGTGTTCCGAACAAATTCGTCCTTCCAGAAAGCAATCTGAGCCAGTTTCTGAAAGTTCACGGTCGTGCCGCCTGCCTGCCCCCTGAAAGCCATAGAGTATGTACAATTACAGGTCGTCTACGTAACCGAGACTGCGCAGTGCGCGTTCGTCATCGGCCCAGCCGGATTTCACTTTTACCCACAGCTCCAGATGGACCGGCGCTTCAAACATCTCCTGCATGTCTTTGCGCGCTTCAATACCGATGGTTTTGATTTTGGCGCCTTTGTTGCCAATGACCATTTTCTTCTGCCCTTCGCGCTCGACGAGGATCAACCCGTTGATGTCATAGCCGCCACGCTCGTTGGTAATAAAACGCTCAATCTCAACGGTAACGGAATATGGCAGCTCCGCGCCGAGAAAACGCATCAGCTTTTCGCGGATGATCTCAGACGCCATAAAGCGCTGGGAGCGATCGGTAATGTAATCTTCCGGGAAGTGGTGAATAGCTTCCGGCAAATGTTTACGCACGATGTTGGCAATAGTATCGACGTTCATGCCGGTTTCTGCTGAGATCGGCACGATGTCGAGAAAATTCATCTGGCCAGACAGAAATTGCAAATGTGGTAACAACTCCGCTTTTTCTTGCACGTTATCTACTTTATTAACAGCAAGAATAACCGGCGCTTTGCCGTCGCGCAGTTTGTTCAGTACCATCTCATCATCAGGGGTCCAGCGGGTGCCTTCCACAACGAAAATCACCAACTCAACGTCGCCAATTGAACTACTTGCTGCTTTATTCATCAGGCGGTTGATGGCGCGCTTTTCTTCCATGTGCAAACCCGGCGTATCGACATAGATTGCCTGATACGGGCCTTCGGTATGAATACCGACAATGCGGTGACGTGTGGTCTGCGCTTTACGGGACGTAATTGAAATTTTCTGCCCGAGCAGCTTGTTAAGCAGAGTGGATTTGCCAACGTTGGGACGCCCGACGATGGCGATAAATCCGCAATAAGTTTTGTCGATGCTCATTCCAGCTCCAGTTTTTTCAGCGCCTGTTCGGCGGCAGCCTGCTCCGCCTTACGGCGGCTGGAACCCGTGCCAACCACCGGTTCACTGAGGCCACTGACCTGGCAGTGGATAGTAAACTCCTGATCGTGCGCCTCACCGCGTACCTGCACCACCAGATAAGACGGCAGCGGCAGATGGCGACCCTGCAAATACTCCTGCAAGCGCGTTTTCGGGTCTTTTTGTTTGTCGCCCGGACTGATTTCATCCAGACGGGTTTTATACCAGTTCAGGATAAGCTGCTCGACGGTCTGAATATTGCTATCAAGAAATACCCCGCCAATTAACGCTTCAACAGTATCCGCCAGAATAGACTCACGACGGAATCCGCCGCTTTTCAATTCGCCCGGTCCTAAACGCAGACACTCGCCTAAGTCAAATTCTCGGGCTAATTCTGCCAGCGTATTCCCACGCACCAGCGTAGCGCGCATACGGCTCATATCTCCCTCATCCACACGCGGAAAACGGTGATAAAGCGCGTTAGCGATAACGAAGCTCAAGATGGAGTCGCCTAAAAATTCCAGACGTTCGTTATGCTTACTGCTGGCGCTGCGGTGAGTTAATGCCTGCTGCAACAGCTCCTGATGATTAAAAGTGTAGCCCAGCTTCCGTTGAAGCCGATTAATTACGATGGGGTTCATGCGATACCAATAAATGAATGCGTCAACAATCCAGCACACGAAACAGACCTGATATACGTCATCTATTCTGCCGCATCGCCGCAGCGGGAAAATGATGTATATAACCAACGCGGTTTCGTGTGCCGTGGCGACCCAATGGCGCCAACCTAAAACTTCGGGGGAATATTCTATACACAACGACAGGGGATGTCGTTAGTCTAAGGGAATTTATCCAGGAAATAATTCACGCTGCCACCAAAAAGTCGGCAGCGTGAATGATCATTTCGCCACAGTTAGTGAATGCCGCCGATACGACTCAGGCGTACGCCTGTCGGCCACTCCCCTTCCTGCTTATCAAAACTCATCCAGATAGCAACTGCTTTACCAACCAGGTTCGCTTCCGGAACAAATCCCCAGTATCGGCTATCCGCGCTATTATCGCGGTTATCACCCATCATGAAATATTGTCCCGGCGGTACAACCCACGTCGCCAGCGGTTGCCCCGGCTGTTGATAATACATGCCTAACTGATCCTGAGCGATCGGCACCATCAGGATACGATGCGTCACATCACCCAGAGTCTCTTTACGTTCGGTCAGACGTATGCCGTTTTCTTTCGTCTCGTTTAACGGGACTTCAAAGAAACCACTGGTCGCTTCTCCGCCGTTACGACGGGCAAAAGTTTGCACAAAATCGCTCGGTTCAACATTAGAGTAGGTCACTGGCAGAGCATTTTCACACGCCTGCCCTGAACGACAACCAGGCTGAATGGTCACCTCTTTCGCAACCGGATCATAAGTGATCTTATCGCCCGGCAAGCCCACTGCGCGTTTGATGTAATCTAACTTAGGGTCTTCCGGGTATTTAAATACCACTATATCCCCGCGTTTTGGGTGACCGGTTTCAATCAGCGTTTTCTGGTAGATCGGATCTTTAATACCATAGGCAAATTTTTCCACCAGAATAAAATCGCCAATGAGCAATGTCGGCATCATCGAGCCTGACGGTATCTGAAAGGGTTCATAAATAAAAGAACGCACGATCAGCACGATCGCCAGCACCGGGAAAACAGATGCGCCCGTCTCCAGCCAGCCTGGCTTGGGCTCGACTTTTTCCAGCGTCGCTTTATCCAGGGCTTCTCCCGTCGCCGTTTGCGCAGCGGCCTGACGCGCCCGACGTTTTGGCGCGAAAACAAACTTATCTACGCACCATAAAATGCCCGTCACCAGTGTGGCTATCACCAGAATCAGGGCAAACATGTTCGCCATGCCAACTCCTTAGGGATTATTTATTGTCTTTACCGACATGCAGAATGGCGAGGAACGCTTCCTGAGGCAGCTCAACGTTACCGATTTGCTTCATGCGTTTCTTACCTTCTTTCTGTTTCTGCAGCAGTTTTTTCTTACGACTAATATCACCGCCATAGCACTTCGCCAGAACGTTTTTACGTAACTGTTTTACCGTCGAACGGGCAATAATATGCGTACCAATCGCCGCCTGAATCGCGATATCAAACTGCTGGCGCGGAATCAGATCTTTCATTTTATCAACCAGTTCACGGCCACGATTCTGAGCGTTATCACGGTGGGTAATCAGCGCCAGAGCGTCCACACGTTCATTGTTTATCAACACATCGACACGCACCATGTCAGATGCCTGGAAGCGCTTGAAGTTGTAATCCAAAGACGCATAGCCGCGCGACGTTGATTTCAGGCGATCAAAGAAATCAAGCACCACTTCCGCCATCGGGATTTCATAGGTCAGCGCGACCTGGTTGCCGTGGTACACCATATTAGTTTGTACGCCGCGTTTCTCAATACACAGAGTAATAACGTTGCCTAAATAAGCTTGCGGCAACAGCATATGACATTCGGCGATAGGCTCGCGCAATTCATAAATGTTATTCAGCGGCGGCAGCTTGGAGGGACTATCGACATAGACAATCTCTTTCGCCGTCGTTTCTACTTCATAAACTACAGTCGGCGCGGTGGTTATCAGATCCAGATCGTATTCGCGCTCAAGACGTTCCTGAATGATCTCCATGTGCAGCAGACCGAGGAATCCGCAGCGGAAGCCAAAACCCAGCGCCGAGGAACTTTCCGGCTCATAAAACAGTGAAGCATCATTCAGACTCAGCTTGCCGAGCGCGTCGCGGAAACTTTCATAATCGTCGGAGCTGACCGGGAACAGCCCTGCATAGACCTGCGGTTTCACTTTTTTAAATCCTGGCAGCGCTTTTTCTGCCGGATTACGCGCCTGAGTCAGGGTATCGCCAACCGGTGCGCCAAGAATGTCTTTAATCGCACAGACCAGCCAGCCTACCTCGCCACATTTAAGTTCGGTACGGTCAACCTGTTTCGGCGTGAAGATCCCCAGGCGGTCAGCGTTGTAGGTCTGCCCGGTGCTCATCACTTTAATTTTGTCGCCTTTACGCATCGTACCGTTTTTAATGCGCACCAGTGAGACCACGCCCAGGTAATTATCGAACCAGGAGTCAATAATCAGCGCCTGCAACGGTCCGTCCGGATCACCCTGCGGCGGCGGGATATCGCGCACCAGGCGTTCCAGGACATCGGTCACGCCAACACCGGTTTTAGCGGAGCAACGTACGGCATCCGTCGCATCAATGCCGACAATATCTTCAATTTCTTCGGCCACACGCTCCGGATCGGCAGCCGGCAAATCAATTTTGTTAAGCACCGGCACCACTTCAAGATCCATTTCCATCGCGGTGTAGCAGTTCGCCAATGTTTGCGCTTCTACGCCCTGCCCGGCATCAACGACCAGCAGAGCGCCCTCGCAGGCTGCCAACGAGCGGGAGACTTCATAGGAAAAGTCAACGTGACCCGGCGTGTCGATAAAGTTCAGTTGATAAGTTTCACCATCAGACGCTTTAAAATCCAGCGTCACACTCTGGGCTTTAATAGTGATGCCGCGCTCACGTTCAAGATCCATAGAATCAAGTACCTGAGCTTCCATTTCACGGTCAGACAGGCCACCGCAGATCTGGATAATACGGTCAGACAGCGTCGATTTACCGTGGTCAATGTGAGCAATGATCGAAAAGTTACGTATGTTCTTCATAGAGATAAATTATTATGCCTTACGCCTGGTTGACCAGACTTTAGAGGTCGCTGTTCTGAGCTTAACGTCTGTTTTAACTGAAACGCCGCATTCTACACTACAACGCTAAGGCGAGGAAATGTTCATAATGTAAGGAGAGCGGGAACTGGCAAGCGTCTCACTTTTTACGTAAGTCACTGTAACGCCGAAAAAGCCCCTGATAGCGCAAGCTTATCGGCCCGACATCTCCTGCATGGCAGGAAAAAATGACCTTAGCAGACCAGCTAAACGCAGCGCTATCCGGCACAGCGTCTACTGGCGCGTTTCGATTGATGTGGTTTCGACGCGAACAAGCTCGGACGGGAGGGCAACGCTTAAAATCACCGGTTGCCAGGTATCGCGCTCCGCCAGTTTCCGGGAATAGCCTCGGGCAAGCAAAAAACCGCCAACGCCACCTAAAACAGCGCCGCTTAATGCCGCAAGGTCAGATCCAAACAATACCTGGAAAAGCACTGCAAAGAGAAATAACCCCGCTAAAGGCGACATATAGACCAACAATGCCGACCCTAAGAGGCTTTTTTCGGCGATGCCAAGCTCAACTTTCTGCCCCGGCGACAGCGGCTCCACGCTTGGCACCACAATTGTATGAGTCGTTTGCGGCCCTAATTTATTCAGCACGCGGCTGCCGCATCCCGCCCGGGAGGCGCAGTTGCTGCACGATGTTTTAACATCACAACTCACGACCGCCTGGCCATTCCGCCAGGAGACGACCGTCGCCCACTCTTTAATCATTGTACTGCCCTGAACTTGATACTGTCTGCAATACGCTTCGCCGTTTGTGGCGGAAGCTCGCCGACAACGGTAATTTCCGCATTGTCGCGTACGCTGCTATACACTGTCCGGCGTCCGGTACGCAACATCTGATCGCTGCTGTTCTGCGTCGCCCGGTTAACGTTGACGGAAAAGCTGAACAGACCATCCGAATAAAGCCGCGATTCAATCGGTAAATTATCCATCGTTGGCAATGGACGACGACTGCTGGAAACCTCGCTAAAGCCTTGCGGCACCCAGGACGGACTCCAGTTAAATTTCATTTTCTCGCCGCCAGGAACGGAGAGCAGCGGTGGAAGGTTAGCCTTTGCCAGTGTTTGCATAGTGCTGCCGATATCCTGGCTCACCGTGAATGCGATAACGCGGAACTGCTCCAGCGTTTCTCCATCGCGGTCCAGCAAATCGACGCGCATCGGTAGTTTGGTGTCCATATCCATCCAGACAATATAGCTGTACCGCGTACCATCGCGTGCCACGACGCGGATCACTTCGCATAACCGGTCTGCGATACGGGTACGTCCGACCGAAATAAAGTCGTAGTAAGGCGCCAGACGTTTAAAGTCGGTGTAGATCAGGGAAGGCAGGGAATCAACAATATAATCACCGTTCAGGGTGAACGGCTCAAGGCCAGGTTCAAAATAGCTGATTTCATTACCACGCTGTACGACCTCCCGGCGAGGACCATCCAACTGCAGTAATTGCGCAAGCGGGCGGCTATCCAGGCGTGCGTGTCGATAACGCAGAGATTCAACGCCTTGTTTCGTGATGCTGACAAATGACAGCTCGTAATTCAGTGACTGGCTGGCGATGTTCATCTGCTGCAATAACGCCCCGGACGCAGGGTCGGCCGAGGCGTTTACGGAGAAGAACAGGCTACCCGCCACAAGGGACATGGCAAACCAAAGTTGCTTCATTACTGCGATTGCGTTCCTAAAGTTTGGATTCCTGGCACCTGTACCGCGGCTTGCTGGGTTTGCGCCTGCTCAAACTGAAGCTGTTCAGAGTGCAGTCGGCGTTGCAGTTCGTAGTCCTGCAACATGGCGTTGATGCGACGACGCTGCTCCTGTACCTGCTGTTGCTGACTGCCGACAGGCGTTGCTTCAGAAGGTACTCCCAGACTTACCGGGCTGGCTTTTCCCATCATCGGCAGGGTATTGAAAACCGGCGTTTCAGGTTGCTGGGATGTTTCAGATTGTCCATTATAGTGCTGGACGCCGACAATAACTGCAAGTGAAACGCACGCCGCCACCCCCATTTGGGTAAGCTGCGCCGCCCACGGACGTACTTTTTTCCAGAACGGCATTTTCTGCCACTGGTGCGGAGCGGGCTGGGCCTCAGGAATTAATGGCGCAACCTGACGTACTGGCTCGTTTTCAATAGCGGCCATCACGCGAGCAGATATATCGAAATGGAGAACGTCAGGCGTATCCCCTCGCATTGAATCGCGGATCAGGTGATAACCCTCCCACGTTTTCTGCATTTCCGGGTCGTGCGTAAGCGCTTTGAGCAGCTCACTGTCCAACGTTTCGCCATCCATCAAAGCGGAAAGTTTTTCTTTCTGCATGCCTAATACCTTTTCCAGTATCCCGCTATCGTCAACGCCTGATAAGCGGTTGAACTTTATTATCAATAGCTTCCCGCGCCCGGAAGATACGTGAACGCACCGTCCCCACCGGACAATCCATGATAGCCGCTATCTCTTCATAACTCAGGCCATCCAACTCCCGTAAGGTAATTGCCATACGTAAATCTTCCGGGAGGGATTCAATAGTTCGGAAAACTATCTGTCTCAGTTCTTCTGACAACATTAAGTTCTCAGGGTTCGAAATTTCTTTCAGCGCGCCGCCGCTTTCAAAGTTTTCTGCTTCAATCGCGTCTACATCACTGGAAGGCGGACGACGCCCCTGAGCAACCAGGTAGTTCTTCGCGGTATTAACCGCAATACGATACAACCAGGTATAAAAAGCGCTATCCCCCCGGAAAGAATCCAGCGCGCGATAGGCCTTAATAAAAGATTCTTGTACCACATCGGGAACGTCGCCCGATGGCACATAGCGGGAAACCAGACTCGCCACTTTATGCTGGTAGCGCACTACCAGTAAATTAAAGGCTTTCTGATCTCCCTTCTGGACCCGCTCAACCAGGACCTGGTCCGTTAACTGCTCGCTCATCCGAGGTAATG
The Salmonella bongori NCTC 12419 DNA segment above includes these coding regions:
- the rseC gene encoding SoxR-reducing system protein RseC encodes the protein MIKEWATVVSWRNGQAVVSCDVKTSCSNCASRAGCGSRVLNKLGPQTTHTIVVPSVEPLSPGQKVELGIAEKSLLGSALLVYMSPLAGLFLFAVLFQVLFGSDLAALSGAVLGGVGGFLLARGYSRKLAERDTWQPVILSVALPSELVRVETTSIETRQ
- the rnc gene encoding ribonuclease III; translated protein: MNPIVINRLQRKLGYTFNHQELLQQALTHRSASSKHNERLEFLGDSILSFVIANALYHRFPRVDEGDMSRMRATLVRGNTLAELAREFDLGECLRLGPGELKSGGFRRESILADTVEALIGGVFLDSNIQTVEQLILNWYKTRLDEISPGDKQKDPKTRLQEYLQGRHLPLPSYLVVQVRGEAHDQEFTIHCQVSGLSEPVVGTGSSRRKAEQAAAEQALKKLELE
- the era gene encoding GTPase Era; the encoded protein is MSIDKTYCGFIAIVGRPNVGKSTLLNKLLGQKISITSRKAQTTRHRIVGIHTEGPYQAIYVDTPGLHMEEKRAINRLMNKAASSSIGDVELVIFVVEGTRWTPDDEMVLNKLRDGKAPVILAVNKVDNVQEKAELLPHLQFLSGQMNFLDIVPISAETGMNVDTIANIVRKHLPEAIHHFPEDYITDRSQRFMASEIIREKLMRFLGAELPYSVTVEIERFITNERGGYDINGLILVEREGQKKMVIGNKGAKIKTIGIEARKDMQEMFEAPVHLELWVKVKSGWADDERALRSLGYVDDL
- the rpoE gene encoding RNA polymerase sigma factor RpoE, translating into MSEQLTDQVLVERVQKGDQKAFNLLVVRYQHKVASLVSRYVPSGDVPDVVQESFIKAYRALDSFRGDSAFYTWLYRIAVNTAKNYLVAQGRRPPSSDVDAIEAENFESGGALKEISNPENLMLSEELRQIVFRTIESLPEDLRMAITLRELDGLSYEEIAAIMDCPVGTVRSRIFRAREAIDNKVQPLIRR
- the rseB gene encoding sigma-E factor regulatory protein RseB — translated: MKQLWFAMSLVAGSLFFSVNASADPASGALLQQMNIASQSLNYELSFVSITKQGVESLRYRHARLDSRPLAQLLQLDGPRREVVQRGNEISYFEPGLEPFTLNGDYIVDSLPSLIYTDFKRLAPYYDFISVGRTRIADRLCEVIRVVARDGTRYSYIVWMDMDTKLPMRVDLLDRDGETLEQFRVIAFTVSQDIGSTMQTLAKANLPPLLSVPGGEKMKFNWSPSWVPQGFSEVSSSRRPLPTMDNLPIESRLYSDGLFSFSVNVNRATQNSSDQMLRTGRRTVYSSVRDNAEITVVGELPPQTAKRIADSIKFRAVQ
- the lepB gene encoding signal peptidase I encodes the protein MANMFALILVIATLVTGILWCVDKFVFAPKRRARQAAAQTATGEALDKATLEKVEPKPGWLETGASVFPVLAIVLIVRSFIYEPFQIPSGSMMPTLLIGDFILVEKFAYGIKDPIYQKTLIETGHPKRGDIVVFKYPEDPKLDYIKRAVGLPGDKITYDPVAKEVTIQPGCRSGQACENALPVTYSNVEPSDFVQTFARRNGGEATSGFFEVPLNETKENGIRLTERKETLGDVTHRILMVPIAQDQLGMYYQQPGQPLATWVVPPGQYFMMGDNRDNSADSRYWGFVPEANLVGKAVAIWMSFDKQEGEWPTGVRLSRIGGIH
- the rseA gene encoding anti-sigma-E factor RseA; its protein translation is MQKEKLSALMDGETLDSELLKALTHDPEMQKTWEGYHLIRDSMRGDTPDVLHFDISARVMAAIENEPVRQVAPLIPEAQPAPHQWQKMPFWKKVRPWAAQLTQMGVAACVSLAVIVGVQHYNGQSETSQQPETPVFNTLPMMGKASPVSLGVPSEATPVGSQQQQVQEQRRRINAMLQDYELQRRLHSEQLQFEQAQTQQAAVQVPGIQTLGTQSQ
- the lepA gene encoding translation elongation factor 4, producing the protein MKNIRNFSIIAHIDHGKSTLSDRIIQICGGLSDREMEAQVLDSMDLERERGITIKAQSVTLDFKASDGETYQLNFIDTPGHVDFSYEVSRSLAACEGALLVVDAGQGVEAQTLANCYTAMEMDLEVVPVLNKIDLPAADPERVAEEIEDIVGIDATDAVRCSAKTGVGVTDVLERLVRDIPPPQGDPDGPLQALIIDSWFDNYLGVVSLVRIKNGTMRKGDKIKVMSTGQTYNADRLGIFTPKQVDRTELKCGEVGWLVCAIKDILGAPVGDTLTQARNPAEKALPGFKKVKPQVYAGLFPVSSDDYESFRDALGKLSLNDASLFYEPESSSALGFGFRCGFLGLLHMEIIQERLEREYDLDLITTAPTVVYEVETTAKEIVYVDSPSKLPPLNNIYELREPIAECHMLLPQAYLGNVITLCIEKRGVQTNMVYHGNQVALTYEIPMAEVVLDFFDRLKSTSRGYASLDYNFKRFQASDMVRVDVLINNERVDALALITHRDNAQNRGRELVDKMKDLIPRQQFDIAIQAAIGTHIIARSTVKQLRKNVLAKCYGGDISRKKKLLQKQKEGKKRMKQIGNVELPQEAFLAILHVGKDNK